A portion of the Suricata suricatta isolate VVHF042 chromosome 11, meerkat_22Aug2017_6uvM2_HiC, whole genome shotgun sequence genome contains these proteins:
- the LOC115306928 gene encoding olfactory receptor 52E2-like codes for MTDFNSTAFTNPNTFFLMGIPGLEDLHIWISIPFCSMYIIALMGNILILFIIKTETVLHEPMFYFLSMLAITDLILSTSTLPKMLGVFWFNDHEISFHACLTQMFFIHAFSGVESGLLVAMALDRYVAICNPLRHTSILTNSVVAQAGIVALLRGLVLMTPHPFLVRRWPYCQSNVVPHTYCEHMAVVKLACADISINSLYSLAVIIFIVGTDVTCISLSYAQILCTVFNLPSNDARLKTLSTCGSHVCVILTFYIPALFSFLTHRFSQHIPRHTHILLANMYLLVPPMLNPIIYGVRTRQIRECVQQLFMPKIS; via the coding sequence ATGACTGACTTTAACTCCACTGCTTTCACCAATCCTAATACCTTCTTCCTAATGGGCATTCCTGGTCTAGAAGATTTGCATATTTGGATATCCATCCCTTTCTGCTCAATGTATATTATTGCACTCATGGGAAACATACTTATCCTTTTCATCATCAAAACGGAAACAGTTCTCCATGAACCCATGTTCTATTTTCTCTCCATGTTGGCCATCACAGACCTCATCTTGTCAACCTCCACTCTACCCAAGATGTTGGGTGTATTCTGGTTCAATGATCATGAAATCAGCTTCCATGCCTGCCTCACTCAGATGTTTTTCATCCATGCTTTCTCGGGGGTGGAGTCAGGGCTTCTTGTGGCCATGGCACTTGACCGGTACGTGGCAATCTGCAATCCACTGAGACACACATCCATTCTTACAAATTCTGTGGTGGCTCAAGCTGGTATAGTGGCACTTTTACGTGGGTTAGTACTAATGACACCACATCCCTTTCTGGTAAGGAGATGGCCATATTGCCAGTCTAATGTAGTCCCCCACACATACTGTGAGCACATGGCTGTGGTGAAATTGGCCTGTGCTGACATTTCCATCAATAGTCTTTATAGTTTGGCAGTCATTATCTTCATTGTTGGGACTGATGTGACATGTATCTCTCTGTCCTATGCACAGATACTATGTACTGTATTTAATCTCCCTTCTAATGATGCCAGGTTGAAGACCCTCAGCACTTGTGGGTCCCATGTGTGTGTCATCCTCACCTTCTACATCcctgctcttttctccttcctcacccaCCGTTTTAGTCAGCATATACCACGCCACACCCACATCTTGCTGGCCAACATGTACTTGTTGGTACCACCTATGCTGAACCCTATCATCTATGGAGTAAGGACCAGACAGATCCGAGAATGTGTTCAACAATTATTCATGCCTAAAATCAGCTGA